ACATATCATGAGCATCGTACGACTCATGGATTACCTTTGAACATCGTCATGATTCTTTGGTAATCGAACGACTTGGTTTATCATCAATCGAACATCGTGGCTAGAAATAGCCAAACGACTTGGCTCGTCGCCAATCGAACATCCTTGGACCAAAAGGCCCATCAACACATcaatcatatgcatgcatgcgAGATGTTATTCATCTACTTGACGAAGCATCATAATTGAAACGAAACATATATAAAGTCCTCGCTCCAACAAGCATATCAACGAGATAGGAAGAACTCTCAATCCACAAATGGAACAATCATGTAAAGAAGCACTCCCATCTTTGATCAAGAGAATCGAACAAACTAAATTGATCAAGTTTGAAATAAAGATTCAAACCACACATCTCGAcacaaagtaataaaaaattattaaactaTTCAAATCAATTACTTCTTTTGTTCTCAGTCAAGTTaccattctcaagattctttctCTTATTGTGCACAATTAGATATCAATTCTTTCAAGGGTATAATCGTAGTTTGTTCGGTGCATCAATTTCTTCAATATGTTCTTCGTGATTTTATTCGCTCATTCATTCCtttcattatttcttattttattttagtgttTGACTTCATCTTTTCATATTAATAATACATTTTCAATCTATGCCACCGAAGTAGCTTCGTCCAAATGGCTCAAGACCGTTAAACCTATAGGTTACAAATTTTTAATCTATCATTGTTACAATTCTTATTGATGGATTATTCGTTCATGGTTCATTATGCTCGTTGGTTAACAGTCAGTTACCATAATTATTCACTTATTACTTCATCTACCATAATAAGTTATTATTTGTCATTCGTCAACAACAAAATTTCCATCAGCATATATAAAAACAACACATTATAATATTAAAAGTTTCTATATCGCACAAATCAACATGTTCTTTAACCATCGCATGTCCATTCATCATTCAAACATGTATCAACATATTATCACAAAATCAGTGGTTCGAAACATTTATCATCAACACATCAGACATATAGTTATATGCAATCAAGATGATAAATATCAAACAACAATACTTCTTTACAACAACATTGCATTCTTGCCCTTTCGGGTCAAAGGTGCACGTCCTTATTGTACCGGTACACATTTTTATCGTACCGTAAATACCGCGAGATAGCAACAACTTTTGAAAATctccctccacctttgggtgatagagAAACCCCTAGGTTATGTATCTTAATAACAATTTATCGTACTCAATTACATCTAGATGTCGATGacttttaaaaattttcctccacctttgggaggtaagaaaacccctaggccacgcatcccaaattctttgagtACAATATCTTTGGATGAACACGGTGCCTTTCCATGAAGAGATCAAGTAGTTTTAAATCCCAGGCACCTTTGGGCAAGCTGGAACCCTTAGACGTCTATCCTTCCAATCTATATGCATATCACCTGCGTCAAACTTTGATAACATCGCCTTTGGGCTAATGTCACTGTTCATTTGCCTTGAGAACTATAAAAGATTCAATGGGCCACTTTGGTAGatcaccattttaccctctcataATTCCTCAATCGGTATGTAGCAATATATGTGGCGGTAAACACATTGATCATCCATAATGTGTTATGACATGCACATTTATCGTCCAAGCGAACAATGGTCAATCCAAAATAGTCTAAATCTGCTCAAAGTAGCATAATCATCCAAAATAGGTCCCTGTGATTATTAAACATCTAAAATCAGGTACTAGTGGATAGGTCTTGAAATTACGAATGAAACAAGACCAACCCGAGCCCAATCGGGAGATGCTCACTCGGCCATGCGTCTCTCGAAGGTGACACAATCGTCATTACTTGTGTCTCAAAAATTCATCAAAACTATTCAAGCAGGATACCCAAAGCATCGATCTTGAAAATACAAGCAAAATGGGGTATCCTAGAACAGTATCCAATCAAAACGGTGTTCCAAAATAGGAAAAGACAAATTTTCCGGAACAATAAAAACGTTCTAAAATAGTCGattgtttttcaaaacaacTGAAAACTTAAAAACCATCAAAATCATAATATTTATTCATACAAAGTATGCCAaattacatatcaaatcgaagagcACAAAAAACGACACACTAGAAAAAACCAcgtctcaaaattcatccaaatgAACCCACACGGTCTATTTAAAGTTTTCGGtcatttccccctttttttgtttgttttaaattcgaaccaaaccggtccgaatcaaaccaaaccaaatcaaccAACGGACCGAACCCGGTTTACGAACCGGACCGTTGGTCCACCCATCAGGTAAAAAATGGGTTTCTAAACGGGCCTCGGAGTCGAGGTCAACCATCACAGTGCGTCAACCTTGATCGGGTCAAAAATCTTTGGCCGGTGCAGGTCGAGTTTGACCAGTGCAGTCAACTTTTAACCCGGCTCGGGTCAGCTTTGATCGGGTCAAACTTGACCCATAAGGAACGGGCTGACGTCAACATTGCtatggagaatttttttttcctacaacGGTCGCCGACTAGTGGATCTCACTCGCGCCTTCGGACGGCGCATGTCAAACTCCGACCAGGACAATCCACCCACCACAGTGATTGTCTCTTGAGCTCTTCGCACCCATGCAAAAAAACTCGACTTTTATCGGTGGAAAATTCCGGCGAGAGGCGAAAACGTGCGGTTCCACTAAAATCCGGCCAAAATCTATTTCCCCATTGTCAAAACTCGATCCAGGTTCTTAATCAATCGATCCTAGGTCCATATGGTTGGCTcgataccacttgttagaacaTTCAAGGGTTTGTCAAGCCGAATCCATCCCCATACGGATCTCTAGAATACgcattgaatcaaaataaataggGAAAGCATAGTGTACCCGCACCCACGTTTGTTGGtgaagaacaaataaaaatGCCACCATAAGCGGCATCGATACGTTAGGAGAGAATGAATGCAATCCATGATGGGATCTTCTGCCGCCTCTAAACTCTCCCACAActcctttcttgtggagaaaagagaaaagaaaatagtattgcagggacccctcattagttgtatttataatactccccaaaaccctaacccacttccacaatgggccaggtCGGTtaggtccatctcaataaaatagtagcagcCACGTCGAcctgtatttcttgatccccatcaatgatcgacccgataattaattaagcccacactcgTCGCATCTGGGAAAATCCTAACATTGCTTATACACGATACGAGCCACGGTTCGAAAATACGGAAAGTGAATGAGGCATATAACACCTCCACCATGAAATCGATCAGTGGTCGCTGATTAATAATGTGAGCAATCTTCGTCTACCCCTCTATCGGAGAATCAAGAATTTCCTAAAGAAAGCAGTCTTTGCTTTGCTGCCACTATTATCGTTTGAGTCGACAAGGTCGCATGACGAGATTCCATGAGCAACGGAAGAGAATGATAGTACACCTAGAGATCAAACACGAAAACACCATTAGAGAGCTTGAGAATATCGAGAAATCAACCATGAAAACgcggagaagaagaaagaagatgaaaaactaggaaagaggaaagagacatAGATTCACAAGTGAAGCTTGGATGCCTTCAAGAAAGtcatacagagagagagacggtGGGGAAAGGAAGGGTGGAGGAAAAGTATCCAAAGCTCCCATCCTCATTAGCTGGCTACGGACATGAACTAGATGAGAGACGATGGAGTAGAGAACTCCGACGAAGGGTGGGCCTCACTTAAGATCTCATCTAAAGTATAATCACTATCGCATTGGAATAaaaggtgggatccaccataACAACCAACTTCAAGTGGAAAGGATTCTTATTTGATGGATATGATTATATCGAGATGCTAAATTTATGGTTTTTAATTGTTGTGTAATAAAAAAGTCATATATGATGATGATAGCATGGCTTATGGCATCAATTGTCGTAtagaaatatatacatattatcttcttcttttttttttggagacagggaggggtatccgactttaggccaaCTAAATCCCCAGGGCTCATACATGACCCCACGCCACGCACGAACCAGGGCTTCGGGCCGTAGTGAGCCTTaagcgggtggccccaagaaattatgcaaagcggcgaaggtttgatcacgagacctcgctttCCTCGAGAaggcggagtctcatgtcccctccaagctGACTACGCTAACCCCTTGGGGTTTATAGATATTATCTTTATGCAAAGCTAGAATCCGGTTCATCTTTCCATCACTAGTTTCTTGATTCCGTCTATGACCTTTTTGTCGCTTACCTTTTCTTTTGGGAAGCGAAATTCCTACTCGGCCCCATTTGGTAGGGACaattatcgtctacggttcccggCCGTGCGGttcctagttcctctcacaagaggggggtagAGGACCCACACGGGGCACNNNNNNNNNNNNNNNNNNNNNNNNNNNNNNNNNNNNNNNNNNNNNNNNNNNNNNNNNNNNNNNNNNNNNNNNNNNNNNNNNNNNNNNNNNNNNNNNNNNNCATGGAAGTGGCGGTGGAGATCAAGCTGGGTAACCTGCAAACAGTTTATTCATAAGAAAACAAGAACagtcggaaaaaaaaagagggaaaaccACACCCCTGCTAGGTATTTCCAAAgctacaagaaagaaaaaaaaatatcgaTGCCCCCTAGTTTGCTTCTAGAAGAAAGCATTTGGGAAGTCTAAAAAGTGTGCATGCCCGCCCCAGTTTGGGGTTGCAAAAATCAGTTTCTACTACGTGGTGCATGCCCTGGTCCTGAagggaagagtaagaaacacaTTTTGCAACAAAATTGACACAGGTAGATAGTTGTTCACTGCTTTCCAAGCAAATCTATAATGCATAGACTTCACCATGAAGACTAACCACAACGAGAAAAAACCTCGCTAATGTGTGGATCAAGGAGGGAAAGAACCAATATTTCAGACATAAGGTAGCTTCTTACCTCAGGAGCAAGGTTACCCACGTACACAGTTGTATATTGAGGGTTACTCTCTGGCCCATCAACATTTGTAGTCTCCTGTCCATCTTCTGCGAATGAATGAAAACAAATGTCATAACCCTAAACTTTGAGATACCATGGATTAAAACAATGACATAGAACTAGCAAGCATTTTCATCATGAAGTTCAACAAGAATCATCGCATTTAACCAAAAAGCATCATTCACGGACACTCTATAGACTATAGAGACTCTAACAATTACAAATAAATCTCCACTATACAAATGAACCTACCTGATGTTCCATTAGTTAGCTCAACCACACTTTTTGCATCTGTACTTTGCTTGTCCTCACTGGCACCAGCACCCTTGGTCGCCCAGTTACATCGTATTTGTCTACTTCCAAGCCACTTTCCTGCACAGTGAAGATCAAATCAGCAAAGCCAAACAATTATGAATAACAATATATTTTGACCCAGTGCTTTAAGATGCTATGTAAAACTTGAGAATAGATAAATATGCTAATAGAGAAAAATGGCTTCATAATGAGTTGGCACTTGttataattttttcaaaaaatataacAATTAGCAAAGGTGAACTATGGACAAAGTTATCACACCACggaattcaaaaaataaaaacgtaTGATCCTAATATCCCACATTTGCCTTTCCCTGTACCAATATTTTCATCTTTCCACACATCCAAATGATCTTTAAAGTGAGCTTGACAAGTTATAAGAATCGAATAAAACCAACAAGAATCCCATTGTGTATCAGTCAAATGTGACTGATGGCCAACTGTACATATTAGACGCACCTAAACAAGTCAGTACTGATTGAGTTGGTATCTGGGGGGTTCAACCCATACACTGAGAACAGATGAAACCCGCTCATATTAGAACAACATAAAGCATACTAGGCTACCAAGTGAATACTAGTTGAGTTGGTATCTGAGGGGTTCAATCCATGCTAAGAGCAGCTGAAATCCCCTCATATTAGAACATAAAGCATATCAGGCCATCAGACTAGTCTAAATTAAAGGTCCACCTTTTTGAATTGAACAGCACAAGGCCTTCCACAACCAAACCTATGTTTACTGGGTCTGGAGAGAGTTTTCCTTTGAGGGCCCAGCTGGACCAAATTAACAGAGCAACTCTaaccatatgaaaagacacaagGCACCACCCTGTACCATTAAAGGATAAGCCATGGAGATCATATAATTCAAGAgcttcaattactcaaatccaACATATCAATCCAATTAAGCCTTGACCCAGCAAAATGACATGAATCCCATTTCACTATTCAAGTCCATTTGTCAACCCTAGCCCATGCATGTCTCTCCTCAATTCTCCCAAAGTCATTTTGAGCCTGCTGTTGCTCTTTTAAGTCCTCCAATCTGAATCCTTCAATCCTTACTGAAGTCTAAGGTCCATGGTAGGAAGTTTAGCTAAGGTTTTTATGATGCCttacatagttatcaaggtgggaaggcgaccatagcgttttagagggtaaaaaatcaaggcgccACCGCCATGgagcccgcctaggcgaccaaggagcctggacgccatagCATCGCCTTggcaacgccttgataactatgatgcCTTCTGCCAACCTGATGCACAAGCCTTCCTCCTGTATCCAAGCTTGGGACCAGCAGCAGCACAAAAACACTGTCAGAGCTTTCTAAAACCCAACATCAGTTCCGTAATTCTCGAAGCTTCAGTTATATTTCTAAATTCTTGggatttttcaaataaaattttaaagattTGTCAAAAAAAATCTCAGAATACAGAGATCGGTGAAATTTTACAGTTGTTTTGAGTAATTGTACCATTACCATTAACATAGTCTCTATCTTACGGATTTCTTACAATAGATGAAGTTGTTACATTAAGTAGGATATCGATACTTTCCAAGTTTTATCTCGAGTTAATGGGTAAGAAGTACCTCCAGATGCCTAAACCCCGCATAAAAACTGTGTTCGCATTTTCCAGACAAAATTGAATATATGAGTTGACTATAAATTTGTTGTGCTTCTTACGATATACAGGGTTGATATTTTCCCATCACTCATGCTACCTCCATAAGGGGTTACAAGTATAACTATCATTTTAAGATTTTTACATAGATTATGAATTGGGTGCTTTCAGAATTGAAATTAAAGGATGAGAGCATAGATGACAAGGCAGGTTTAATGAAAGCTCAAGGTTAACCAGATCTGGTCAGAGCAACAGAGCTAAATGGCACAGACAAGGCCAAAGAATAATTGGAAGACCTAAATTCAAGGGTCACAGCCTGCATAATTAATGCGGCTAATTGAGGACTGTGTgttgaatagaaaaaaaaatgataaccAGTAAATAATTACATAACTCAATAAACATTAGGCGAGAACACAGATTGGTGCACAATAGATTCCGTACCTGTTAAATCATTTATTGCACTTTGGGCATCCTGGACAGAAGATAAAATTAGTAAGATAGTCAtgagaaacaaaattttcataagataGAACTTCCATAGGATATAAGtaaataagaataagaaaatatatttaCCTGTTGGTTCCGAAAAGAAACAAACCCAAACCCCCTTGAACGAGCAGTCTTCTGATCCCACATAACCCTTGCATCACTGCACCCAGAACAATGGTTATGTCATCCCAATGAtctggctgctactggctgaaCAATGTTTATATTGTAAAACATATTCTGGATGACACTTTTGATTAACCAAAATCTACATGATGTTCCAGACAAAACAAAATCCTAAGAACAATAGGAATAATTGGCCAAGTGGAGCTTACGAACAACTGGGATAAACAGAGAAGCAGGCAAACAAGGTTGCATCTGTAACTTCAGGGCTAAGATCACCAACAAATATGTTAAAATGGCCTGCATAACAGGGAAATAATATCATATAGTCTCAAACTCAAAATAAATTGAGAACCACTGGAATATGAGGCATGGTGATGAATTACCTGAAGTATCTTCCCTTTGACCACTAGCATATGCCCAATTAACTTTTATAGGTTGTCCAAACCTGTAAATTACAGAGTAAGTTCTGGGATGTTGGAAGAAACCATAAGGAATTGAAAAGGCAAAAGGATTCCACTAACAGATGCCTCCCATTAAGAGTTAAAATAGCATGTGCAGCTGATCTCCGGTCGAAGTAGTCTACAAAACCATAAGATGACTGCATTGAAGAGGAACAATGTAGATGTCAACAACTGCGGAAACCATCACTGGTGAAGCCACAAGGCTGGCAAAGTTAATGTCATGACAAGCAAACGACCCATATCTAATTCAATTAGCATGAACCACTTCTAGCATGTTTCCGGTATAAGGGCATATCAGATGGGAATTTCCATACCATTTAGTAGATGATATGGCCGCTTAGTAACTGTTTCAATAAGTGGACAAGACTAAAAATATCAGTTCCATGAAAAAACTTACCTTATCTTTCCTAATAAGCTTGCACCCTTCAAGGGGACCAGTACTTGAGAACACCTCTTGAAGAAGTTGTTCAGTAACTTGTGTATGAATGTTGCCCACATACCTGAATTTTCTCAaaccaaagaacaagaaagtcAAACAACTGAGATGAAAGGCATCTCCCCAAATAAGAACCTACATTTAGCAAACAAACAAACAGCTCTTAAAGAACACCTCATTAACACTTTTTCAAGAGACAAAAATAAAGGGAGGAATGAGAGATTAAAGCCAAAGAATGATAAAATCGATCTCAAAAATGGATTTAATTGGATGAGTTTGAAAGAGAGCTGCAAACATTGCCAGATGAGAGAGGAGATGAGAGAGGAGGGGAGGATAGTAGGATACAAGCCCAGTGCTTAAGCATCAAATCTAATTAAAAGCAAATATACCCAAAAGTAAATGAAACaagattcaaaaacaaaaagataaaaagaaaatatccaATGACACTCACACACTGCGGCATGTACTCGAATCAAATCCAGGAGGCAGATTTCCACTCGGAATCGGCTCTATCTGCAAAATATAAAATGTGAAAAAACTAGGGGAAGAAAATGACCCAAACAAACCTATGCTCACTATAAAATAGAGTAGGACCAACTTTAGAAGTCATCCATGAACAATCctattgaaataaaattcaatgAAACAACTAGGGTacaaaaaataagtaaataaaacaaacaaacaataaaaaagggtGCAATCTTCACTCTAACTCCATCATCAATCGATATGATATATTTACAACTTGTTTACAGTTGTACCATCCAGTCAATCACACACACTTTTAATAGTTGTTTCAgataaaattccttttttttttgggtagaagataAAGTCAACATTGCTATGACCACCAAATAGAGAGTAAAGAAGTAGAGAACAGGGACTAAAAGGGGTTTCTCTATTAGGTGCAATATGCAATTATTTTCTATAAGCTATTAATTTCCTTCGTTTCCTTATCCACCACAACAGTCAATAATCGTTGATAACTTTATATTATTTTCCAATATGAAGTTAGCAACAGGTAGGATACAACTGGAGGTCGTCATGGAGCTTTATATCAAAAACAGCCTTATCAGTAAACAAGTACTTCGGACTTTTCCGTAACTCATTacaacaagagaaaaagaaaactccCTGCGTCTATGCTCCAATTGCTTCAGGAAAGGGACATAATCTGAAGCTGCCTATATAAAAAAGAACCTGACTTACCCAAGAAAGCAAAATATTTAACTGTATTTCTCTTGAGATGACATTTCCAATCAGTGAATGTGGTCCTTAAGAAAGAACAGATTTCTATTATATCTGATAACAAGAAAAACGacaaaatatgaaataaaaatatccACCAAaattctctccccccccccgcAAAGAGCCTCCAAATGCCCGAAAGGAACGAAGTCGTtcaaggaaagaaggagagaataaattagaagaagaaaacggCATCATATAAGACATTCTCTCAAATAACAGAAATCGAGacgataagaagaagaagaaataactAAACAAGTCAGACCAGAACCAAATCGATAGAAGAAAATTCGTACTTGAGGAGGAGCCAAGAGGCCAGGATGATAGAGagattgctgttgctgttgttgttgctgctgctgctgaagaagaagagcttgCTGCATCAAGGCCTGTTGCTGCTGTTTCAACCTCTGCTGCTGCATTCTTATCCCCTAAGGATAACAATTTCTTCGTAAACGCAAAGAAACGACGTTTGTTGCAGGGGTATAGGAGCGTAGGActaagagttagggtttgaggggaggagagaaagaaacgagagggaggggggaaacttgaaaaaaggaaaacataaaaAGGGGAAAACCCTCCACGTGAGAGGGATGGAAGGAAAAACAGCTTGAGAGGCCTCGAAAGAGAAGAATTAAGCTTCTAATGATAGATTTTATAGGGGAAAGTCGGTGACTCGGTGAGCAGGCTCTCTACGCTTATCTCTTTAGTCTGTCGACTCTATCCTACGATATGGACGATGGTTGAGCATTACCCAGGAatcaagggtgtcaaaatggaatcgGATACCGGAATTGACAGGATGGAATCTGagtcgtaccaaaaaaaaaaaaaaaaaaggttaaatacACATATCCCTAAAATGTACCCAATATTTATCATACACCCCTAAGGTTCTAACAATTTCACACTCATCCCTTGAAAATTTCACGTATACTCTTTACTTTTCAACTTAAAATCATTTAAGTCCATGTCGTTACTTTCAGGCGTTAAATACTAACGGATGtgaaattgaagaatgtaatATATAAATATACCCTTGCTAACCATAATGCCCTTATGAGTAAATTggagaaaagaccaaaatgccctcatcttcccaaaatcatcatcatcttcttcccaaAACTGTCTGACCTTTAATGTCCTGAACCGTCGCCCTCCCAGCTCTCACCCACGGCTCCATAGCAGCCCTCATCGCCGGTGTTACTCCATCGGCATCGTGGAACGTAATGCGAATCTCCCAAAGCTGCAAAGTATAAAAAATGGTGGGAAGTCCAATCGAGTTTTTAAATCTATTCTGTGCTCTAGAAGGTGAGGGAGCATTTTGATATCCGAATGTGGGTTCCTCTGGGTGATTGTGAAGTTGCTGATTTTGATGCGGAAAGGATTTCTAAGTTAATTTTAGAATCTACAAACTTCATATCATTTGATGGCTTTGATCTCTCACGGCTTCTACAAGAATTTgtgacaagaaaaaaaaaaattcccttgtTTTAGACGATGTGTGGGCTGAGGATGTGAATAGGGTGTTGCTATGGATAGAAACCCTTCAAATTGGACTCAAGGGAAGCCGGATTTTGGTCACGACCAGAAGTGAGAAGGTGGCGAAGGAATTGAGCACACCTTACTTGTTGCAGCGTCTGGACAAGAAATCAATTTATCGTCTTTGTGGATGTTTGGCATTCTAGCACAGTGGAGTTTTTGAAGGACTATTTTGATGAGGACATCAAGTTTAAGGAGCACTTCTATAGAGACGATATCCCAAAAACAAGTGGAACCCCGATCCTTGGCGATTGAGATGTTCAAATTATGTTCAGACCCTCCTCCACTCACCGTTTGTGGAGCACAgtgatttttaaaaccctagatttagcATCAAGTTTTAGAATGAAGAAGGATTTCAGAGTtcctttttccattattttttacTTGTTGATGGTGACGATGCTCTTTCTAATAAGcattggctttttttttttttttttgggataaaataAGCATTGTTACTGTGGGTGATTGGATAATTTTAGGGGTTTGattgtaaaagaaaaagatgattCGAGGAAAATGAGGGTTGGGCAAaaatgtcttttcaaattataGAATGGTTAGAAGAAAGGATTGATTGatcaacaaaattttttttaatgtccaACGCCTGAAATTAATGACATgaacttaaatggctttaggttgaaaaatagaaggtgtaCATGAAATTTTTAAGGGGTGCATGTGAAATTATCAAAATCTTACGGatgcatgaggaatattgggtacATTTTAGGGGTATATatatttaccccaaaaaaaaagaagctacgGTTCTAAATTAAATAGGAACGAGAAAAATCATACGGATCTAATATTAGTCCCATCACATCAATCgacttatttatttaaataataattaatttaataagtCACAATTGTTGCATGatatttaaaacataaaatatgtTATTTAATATATAAGTTGAAGTACGgattgtaaaataaattaacaaaacTTTATCTGTTAATGGAAGAAATAATTTGTGGCGAAGAtgggatgattttttttaatttattgaatATACATGGGAGACAAGATGGATGGGGGAGAAATTTTAGATTGTCTTCATTATTGTTTCTAAAAACTAGCACTATAAATCGCATGATAGTTGTGAACTGGATAACAAAGATCAAATAGAAACGGGTTAAAATCAGACCAAATGCAAAACGATcatgattttgattgatttctatccgatttggttttggtttcacttTGGCAAAATGTAAACCCCATCAACACTAGATCAAATGACATCCTTACCAAGAAATGCAAAACAATTATGATTTTGATTAATTAAtctagtttgattttgatttcatattGTCAAAATGTAAATTGCACTGAAAATAGactaattgacacccttaccaagAATAAGGCATATTAGCGTTTGTTGATCGTTGGACTTCATCAGCTTGACTTAAATTGTTGGAATCATATTCTTTATTTGGGAAGAGAATGCCACTTGGTGGTGCAGTGCACGTGGTCTTTTTTTTCTGACACAGGGGCATGTAAAAtgaggatttttttcctctaaggttCCCTGACCATACGGTTCGTGAGGTTCTCCTTAGGGATGCTCGACACGTGTCAAAGCTACATCCAATGGCTGGCTTTGACAAATACAGTTTGCAGAGCTGGTTCCCAAGGCTACAGtgactccctctctctcctctctccactctttcctcaagaccactctcttctctctcctctctccactctatcCTCAAAACCAGccttgtctctctcctctctccatgTTTGCAATTTCCCAATGAAACAGCAAAGTGCGCAGATGTctcctctctctcgtctctctcgTCTCTCTATACTATTTCCAAAAATCAACGAAAAGCCTTGGAGAAACTCCGGTGAAGCCGAGCTTGGTCACCTCCTCTGCAAACTCCGACGAATGCGAAGAAGGCATTGCATATTCAAGCTGCTGCTTTTAATTCCTCATCAAATTCAAATGTTCATAGTGACAAACTCCTGTAAATCTATAGTGCCTACTGTCCCCAACTCACGATCTGGATCCACCTGTATTGTATTGTATTGGATTGGATGGTAAATTTCTTCAATGTACAAATTGattatttcatttatattttcTTCAATGTAAGAATACAATTGGGGACTCACCCTTTTTCCCCTGTGGGACTTTCTCTTCCTCAATAAACTGTTCTTCATTTATTAAGGAAAACAAGGGATCTTGGGCAGCACATATTCCTTTTTGTTCAAATAGCATGCACAGTAAGCAAGCATTATAGAATATAGAACCAGTAGCATGTACTGCACTCCATTTTACACGTTTGCATCCTttgcacctttttttttggtagaagtttGCATCCTTTACGCCACGATAACCATTATTAAAGAACATTGAAATAAGAACAAACCCATTTTGATTTATCAATAAATTGTTCCC
The nucleotide sequence above comes from Telopea speciosissima isolate NSW1024214 ecotype Mountain lineage chromosome 3, Tspe_v1, whole genome shotgun sequence. Encoded proteins:
- the LOC122655035 gene encoding oligouridylate-binding protein 1B-like, with the protein product MQQQRLKQQQQALMQQALLLQQQQQQQQQQQSLYHPGLLAPPQIEPIPSGNLPPGFDSSTCRSVYVGNIHTQVTEQLLQEVFSSTGPLEGCKLIRKDKSSYGFVDYFDRRSAAHAILTLNGRHLFGQPIKVNWAYASGQREDTSGHFNIFVGDLSPEVTDATLFACFSVYPSCSDARVMWDQKTARSRGFGFVSFRNQQDAQSAINDLTGKWLGSRQIRCNWATKGAGASEDKQSTDAKSVVELTNGTSEDGQETTNVDGPESNPQYTTVYVGNLAPEVTQLDLHRHF